In Aciduliprofundum sp. MAR08-339, a single window of DNA contains:
- a CDS encoding RNA 2'-phosphotransferase, whose protein sequence is MVQLRECEKHGPFRGDVCPICGEEGKFLLNDWELTAISRMLAGILRHFPERFHVQLDDRGWADIYQIVKGIKRKHPRFRWLKTKHIIAIVLTDDKGRYQLDVEHNRVRATYGHSIKVDLSDLPTEGIPEKLYYPTTEEELEYIKEIGLQPGDRKWVHLSKTYEDAYIAGLHRVEEPIILEIDTQKAIEGGYQIYRAAKTVFIAAQIPPEFISVAEKREIEIPEEELEKIEEEKRRRERKLQREMEKREKKI, encoded by the coding sequence ATGGTTCAGTTGAGAGAGTGTGAAAAGCATGGGCCGTTTAGGGGCGATGTTTGTCCGATTTGCGGTGAGGAGGGAAAGTTCCTTCTTAATGACTGGGAATTGACGGCAATAAGCAGAATGCTTGCGGGTATTTTAAGACATTTTCCTGAGAGGTTTCATGTTCAACTTGATGATAGAGGATGGGCGGATATTTACCAGATTGTAAAAGGAATAAAGAGAAAGCATCCACGATTCAGATGGCTCAAAACAAAGCACATAATAGCAATAGTGCTAACGGATGATAAGGGCAGGTATCAGTTGGATGTTGAGCATAACCGGGTTAGAGCCACCTACGGGCACTCAATAAAGGTTGACCTCAGCGATCTCCCAACAGAGGGTATACCAGAAAAACTGTATTATCCCACCACAGAGGAGGAACTGGAGTACATCAAGGAGATAGGTCTTCAGCCTGGTGATAGGAAATGGGTACACCTAAGCAAGACCTATGAGGATGCGTACATTGCCGGACTGCACCGCGTGGAAGAGCCAATAATCTTAGAAATAGACACTCAAAAAGCCATCGAGGGAGGATACCAGATATACAGAGCAGCAAAAACCGTGTTCATAGCAGCTCAGATACCCCCTGAATTCATCAGCGTGGCGGAGAAAAGAGAAATCGAGATACCAGAGGAAGAACTTGAAAAAATAGAGGAGGAGAAGAGAAGACGTGAGAGAAAACTCCAGAGAGAGATGGAAAAGAGGGAGAAAAAAATTTAA
- the purQ gene encoding phosphoribosylformylglycinamidine synthase subunit PurQ, which translates to MRVAILQIEGTNCEEESYTAFKELGHEPEYVHLNLLKWGKKSLEDYDMLFIPGGFSAGDYIRAGAIFAARLKAIALKDIKKFVDEGKKIMGVCNGFQVLIELGLLPGTNGISEVPEAALMINDSNRFECRWTYLKKLQDGLFTSDVPEIISLPVAHGEGKFVTSERIMEEIIENGQIAFKYVKPDGSKATYPWNPNGSMEDIAALTNPEGNVLGMMPHPERAFFPYQHPDWMRFKRKRGDGYHIFSSLSKH; encoded by the coding sequence ATGAGAGTTGCAATACTTCAAATTGAGGGTACGAACTGCGAGGAGGAGAGTTACACCGCATTTAAAGAACTGGGGCACGAGCCAGAATATGTGCATTTGAATCTCCTTAAATGGGGCAAAAAAAGCCTGGAAGATTACGACATGCTCTTTATTCCCGGAGGATTCTCCGCGGGAGATTACATTCGCGCTGGTGCCATATTTGCTGCAAGATTGAAGGCTATAGCCCTAAAGGATATAAAAAAATTCGTGGATGAAGGGAAGAAAATAATGGGGGTATGCAATGGATTTCAGGTTCTCATAGAACTGGGCCTTTTACCAGGCACAAACGGAATAAGTGAGGTACCAGAGGCCGCTCTTATGATAAACGATTCCAATCGCTTTGAATGTCGGTGGACATATCTGAAGAAATTGCAGGATGGGCTCTTCACAAGTGATGTGCCTGAGATCATATCACTCCCGGTGGCCCACGGGGAGGGAAAATTCGTCACCAGCGAGAGAATAATGGAGGAAATAATTGAAAATGGGCAGATAGCATTCAAATATGTCAAGCCCGACGGCTCCAAGGCCACATATCCCTGGAATCCAAATGGCTCAATGGAGGATATTGCCGCATTGACGAATCCTGAGGGAAATGTCCTTGGCATGATGCCACACCCTGAGAGGGCATTCTTCCCGTATCAGCATCCGGATTGGATGAGGTTTAAAAGGAAGCGTGGAGATGGATATCACATATTTTCCTCGTTAAGCAAACATTAA
- a CDS encoding histidine kinase N-terminal 7TM domain-containing protein, whose protein sequence is MGEAIGVIATIINAILFLSVSIYVLFTKGEKNLSHYFFSIMSFFLFLYSIVEALKFTEEYDTALLMARIAPSLLALSLYFFVLFTHYLRRGWNVKEAILLFLPMILAFSISYTNMIDGLRSSSYGWVSMFNMPALAIYYLIMGSYIVLGIANLFILHRYVDGKFKRKILYLIIGSFVVLFLSMLYVLQVIENEYLLPFLNISILILGLIYFYTLISP, encoded by the coding sequence ATGGGTGAAGCAATTGGTGTGATAGCCACAATTATAAATGCGATACTATTTTTATCCGTATCCATCTATGTGCTATTCACAAAAGGGGAGAAAAACCTGAGTCACTATTTTTTCTCAATAATGAGCTTTTTCCTGTTCCTATACAGCATAGTGGAGGCGCTAAAATTCACAGAGGAATACGATACCGCACTTCTCATGGCTAGAATAGCACCCTCGCTCTTGGCCCTTTCACTTTACTTTTTTGTCCTGTTCACACACTATCTGCGAAGGGGATGGAATGTGAAAGAAGCCATACTCCTATTCCTCCCGATGATCCTTGCATTCAGCATTTCCTACACTAATATGATAGATGGCCTGCGTTCTTCCTCCTACGGTTGGGTATCCATGTTTAATATGCCCGCTCTCGCCATATATTACCTAATTATGGGAAGTTATATAGTGCTGGGCATCGCAAATCTATTCATTCTGCATCGCTACGTGGATGGGAAATTCAAAAGGAAAATTCTATACCTCATTATAGGCAGTTTTGTGGTTCTGTTTTTATCAATGCTCTACGTGCTTCAGGTAATTGAAAACGAGTATCTCCTTCCATTCTTAAACATATCAATCCTGATTTTAGGACTCATATATTTCTACACCCTGATCTCACCATAA
- the tsaA gene encoding tRNA (N6-threonylcarbamoyladenosine(37)-N6)-methyltransferase TrmO, which translates to MNYKIYPVGIFKRDGKPRVEIFDEYKDALYGLSNFNRILLLLWFHKSDGDRRKILKVHSHGEPGYPVRGVFATRSPVRPNPVALYNVKIYRIEGLTIEIEDIDAYDGTPVIDIKPFVKDLDCP; encoded by the coding sequence ATGAACTACAAAATATACCCCGTTGGGATTTTTAAAAGGGATGGAAAACCCAGAGTTGAGATATTTGATGAGTACAAAGATGCTCTCTACGGCCTATCAAATTTCAACAGAATCCTGCTGCTTCTCTGGTTTCATAAAAGTGATGGAGATAGGAGGAAAATTCTGAAGGTTCATTCCCATGGGGAGCCGGGATATCCCGTTAGGGGAGTATTTGCAACACGCTCTCCGGTGCGCCCGAATCCAGTTGCATTATACAATGTGAAAATTTACAGAATTGAGGGCCTAACAATAGAGATTGAGGATATTGACGCCTACGATGGTACACCGGTTATTGATATAAAGCCGTTTGTGAAAGATTTGGATTGTCCTTAG
- a CDS encoding SDR family NAD(P)-dependent oxidoreductase, whose translation MEVAIVTGASRGIGRATALKLAEEYAVVVNYHHQESRAMEVVAAIENKGGKAIAVQGDVSNYEDAKRIVENSTEMGKLKILVNNAGVYDVKPFIRTLPSEWERIFQVNVFGMFNMIHASIEHMEWGKIVNIASIIGLHPMARAAPYCSSKAAVIALTKSLAQELGPKIKVMCVAPGPTDTDMLRRIHGPMPADPPEKVANVIMEIIKSGVEGECRVV comes from the coding sequence ATGGAAGTGGCAATTGTGACGGGTGCAAGCAGGGGCATTGGCAGGGCAACAGCATTGAAACTTGCAGAGGAATACGCCGTTGTGGTGAACTACCACCACCAGGAGAGCAGGGCTATGGAGGTTGTTGCAGCCATTGAAAATAAAGGGGGAAAGGCAATAGCGGTTCAGGGAGACGTGAGCAACTACGAAGATGCAAAGAGGATCGTGGAGAATTCCACAGAGATGGGAAAATTGAAGATTCTGGTGAACAACGCTGGTGTTTATGATGTGAAACCTTTCATAAGAACCCTGCCAAGCGAGTGGGAGCGCATATTTCAGGTCAACGTTTTTGGCATGTTTAATATGATACACGCATCAATTGAGCACATGGAGTGGGGCAAGATCGTTAATATAGCATCAATAATCGGTCTTCACCCAATGGCACGGGCTGCACCCTACTGCTCTTCCAAGGCCGCTGTGATTGCACTCACAAAATCTCTGGCTCAGGAACTGGGACCGAAGATAAAGGTAATGTGCGTTGCCCCGGGCCCCACGGATACGGATATGCTCAGAAGAATCCACGGTCCCATGCCGGCAGATCCTCCAGAGAAGGTGGCAAACGTGATAATGGAAATCATAAAATCAGGAGTTGAAGGAGAGTGCAGGGTGGTTTAA
- the purL gene encoding phosphoribosylformylglycinamidine synthase subunit PurL yields MILREIFPGVHEVKILSASDEELNEINESMGLALSLNEMKKLQEFFREIGREPTDLEIHAIAQGWSEHCSYKSSKKVLKEHIFGIPSENAIIVMQDDAGVVEFNEDYAYVFKIESHNHPSAVEPYGGAATGVGGIIRDVLNMGAKPIALVDPLFFGPPDYPYEKLNPGIKHPLYLMKGVIAGIRDYGNRVGIPTVAGITYFHEDFVNNILVNAGCLGIVRKDKIVRSIVTEPGLKFVMVGGRTGRDGIHGVNFASKILTEKSEEEKQAVQLGNPIIKEPLIHVVLEANDAGIIEGMKDLGGGGLGSVVGEMCHAGGVGADIHLENVLLKEKNMAPWEIWVSESQERMLLALREENMPKLREICKKWDVEMSVIGKSVEGENLRIFWHGNLIANLPLDFVTAGVEYDRPYRMEKITKKQEIPLEPNYRRVLLSLLNSPNIGSKEWIIRQYDHEVQGRTAIKPMQGIIGYETHGDAAVLKPLKDSWKGIAITTVANPQIAKINPYLGALYTVDEAVRNLVSVGAKPHAFSDCLNFGNPENEEIMGEFRESCRGLGEAARFLGIPFVSGNVSFYNEAFGKNIPPTVVLMAVGIVEDVRKATTVDFKGEGNSLYLVGETREEMGGSEYYRLIGAESTTVPEVNLKELRSRSEEILRAMNLGLIASCHDVSQGGLAVTLAEMSIGGNLGAEIDLAPIGFMRADFKLFSESATRWVCEVKNGKDEEFEEVVKARKIGIVGGDTLKVRDGNRWLFNIHLNILRNEWRNALKGYMG; encoded by the coding sequence ATGATATTGAGAGAGATCTTTCCGGGAGTCCATGAGGTTAAAATTCTCAGTGCCAGTGATGAGGAATTGAACGAGATAAACGAGAGCATGGGCCTTGCACTTAGCTTGAATGAGATGAAAAAATTGCAGGAATTTTTCAGAGAGATTGGAAGGGAGCCAACTGATTTGGAGATTCACGCAATTGCGCAGGGATGGAGTGAGCACTGCTCCTACAAATCATCAAAAAAGGTGCTAAAGGAGCACATATTTGGAATACCATCCGAGAATGCCATAATAGTGATGCAGGATGATGCAGGAGTGGTGGAATTCAATGAGGACTATGCTTATGTATTCAAGATTGAGAGCCATAACCACCCAAGCGCTGTGGAGCCTTACGGTGGGGCGGCCACTGGAGTGGGCGGAATAATAAGGGATGTACTCAACATGGGTGCAAAACCCATTGCCCTCGTGGATCCCCTGTTCTTCGGTCCACCCGATTATCCCTACGAGAAACTCAATCCCGGAATAAAGCATCCCCTCTACCTTATGAAGGGTGTCATTGCAGGTATAAGAGATTACGGGAATCGTGTGGGCATACCCACAGTTGCCGGCATAACATACTTCCATGAGGATTTTGTGAACAACATTCTCGTTAATGCCGGATGCCTTGGAATAGTGAGAAAGGACAAGATTGTGAGAAGCATAGTAACCGAGCCTGGACTCAAGTTCGTCATGGTGGGCGGCAGGACAGGCAGGGATGGAATCCACGGCGTGAATTTCGCCTCAAAAATTCTCACGGAGAAGAGTGAGGAGGAGAAGCAGGCTGTGCAGCTGGGCAATCCCATAATAAAAGAGCCACTGATTCATGTGGTATTGGAGGCAAATGATGCAGGTATAATTGAAGGAATGAAGGACCTTGGGGGAGGAGGCTTGGGAAGCGTTGTTGGAGAGATGTGCCACGCTGGAGGAGTTGGTGCCGATATTCATCTGGAAAATGTGCTCCTGAAGGAGAAGAATATGGCACCCTGGGAGATATGGGTCAGCGAGAGTCAGGAGAGAATGCTTCTGGCCCTGAGGGAAGAAAACATGCCCAAACTCAGAGAAATATGCAAGAAATGGGACGTTGAGATGAGCGTAATAGGAAAGAGTGTTGAGGGGGAGAATTTGAGAATATTCTGGCATGGAAATCTCATCGCAAATCTACCCTTGGATTTTGTTACCGCTGGCGTGGAGTATGACAGGCCATACAGGATGGAGAAGATTACGAAAAAACAGGAGATTCCCCTTGAACCAAATTACAGAAGAGTTCTCCTTTCACTCCTGAATTCTCCAAACATAGGGAGCAAAGAATGGATAATAAGACAGTACGACCACGAGGTTCAGGGAAGAACCGCAATAAAGCCCATGCAGGGCATAATTGGGTACGAAACACATGGAGATGCGGCCGTGCTAAAACCCCTAAAGGATTCATGGAAGGGTATTGCCATAACAACCGTGGCAAATCCCCAGATTGCAAAGATTAACCCGTACTTAGGCGCGCTATACACCGTGGATGAGGCCGTACGCAATCTCGTATCTGTTGGAGCTAAACCACACGCATTCTCAGATTGCCTCAATTTTGGAAATCCGGAGAATGAGGAGATCATGGGAGAGTTCCGAGAATCGTGCAGGGGATTGGGCGAGGCTGCAAGATTTTTGGGCATACCATTTGTTTCAGGAAATGTTAGTTTTTACAACGAGGCCTTCGGAAAGAACATACCACCAACGGTTGTGCTCATGGCCGTTGGAATAGTGGAAGATGTTAGAAAGGCTACCACCGTGGATTTCAAAGGAGAGGGAAACTCCTTATACCTCGTGGGTGAGACGAGGGAGGAGATGGGTGGAAGCGAATACTACAGGCTCATAGGAGCGGAGAGCACCACCGTGCCAGAGGTGAATTTGAAGGAGCTGAGATCGAGAAGCGAGGAGATACTGAGAGCCATGAATCTTGGACTCATAGCCTCCTGTCATGATGTGTCCCAGGGAGGTCTAGCAGTGACCCTAGCAGAGATGAGCATAGGTGGAAATCTGGGTGCTGAAATAGACCTTGCCCCCATTGGCTTCATGCGCGCGGATTTCAAACTGTTTTCAGAGAGTGCAACCAGATGGGTGTGCGAAGTCAAAAACGGGAAGGATGAGGAATTTGAGGAGGTGGTGAAGGCGAGAAAGATAGGTATCGTTGGAGGAGACACCCTCAAGGTCAGGGACGGAAACAGGTGGTTATTTAACATACATCTGAACATCCTTCGCAATGAATGGAGAAACGCGTTGAAGGGGTACATGGGGTGA
- a CDS encoding bifunctional aspartate transaminase/aspartate 4-decarboxylase, whose amino-acid sequence MARIKDVEKALKGVKLEELSPFELKELLVKIARRKSERMMLNAGRGNPNFLALIPRYAFLQLGKFALSEAERHFGYMGDLIGGHSDREGIEARFEIFVRNHWNERGTAFLNSAVSYVRDYLGLSAGDFLHEMVQGYLGCDYPSPPRMLSLSEKIVARYIMKEMGAGYDLGYSLVDETQLFAVEGGTAAMAYLFESLHANHILNAGDKIALAVPIFSPYLEIPKLDTYRLEILEIFSREDTGFQIPDDELDKLRDRDIKALFIVNPGNPTSVKLQENTLEKIRKIVEKHRKDLLIITDDVYATFTENFKSIYTVLPHNTILVYSFSKYFGATGWRLGVIAMHRKNVVDTLIRKLPEDVQEQMERRYSPITPDARKLKFIDRLVADSRNVALRHTAGLSTPQQVQMVLFALYALMDEQERYKNAVRHVLQRRYGALYRGLGIEPSEHTNYAYYYTLLDTERLAKRLYGREFASWFVNALPPEEFVIRLAQEAGVVLLPGRGFEVLHPSARISLANLKEIDYIKIGKTIRKLLEEYHQRFLEENDAKN is encoded by the coding sequence ATGGCCAGAATAAAAGACGTGGAAAAGGCTCTTAAGGGTGTGAAACTTGAAGAATTGAGTCCCTTTGAGTTGAAGGAACTTCTTGTTAAAATTGCCAGAAGAAAATCAGAGCGGATGATGCTCAATGCTGGCAGGGGCAATCCGAATTTCCTGGCTTTGATTCCCAGGTATGCTTTTTTGCAACTGGGAAAATTTGCATTAAGTGAGGCAGAGAGACACTTTGGCTACATGGGTGATCTGATTGGAGGGCACAGTGACAGGGAGGGAATAGAGGCAAGGTTTGAAATATTTGTGAGAAACCACTGGAATGAGAGGGGAACAGCATTTCTGAACTCCGCAGTTAGTTACGTGAGAGATTATCTTGGCCTTTCTGCGGGAGATTTTCTCCATGAGATGGTCCAGGGTTATTTGGGATGCGATTACCCCTCGCCTCCACGTATGCTTTCTCTCTCCGAGAAGATAGTTGCAAGGTACATTATGAAGGAGATGGGTGCTGGCTATGATCTTGGCTACTCTCTGGTGGACGAAACCCAGTTATTCGCCGTGGAGGGAGGCACCGCTGCCATGGCTTACCTGTTTGAATCCCTTCATGCAAATCACATACTGAATGCTGGAGATAAAATAGCCCTCGCTGTGCCAATATTCAGCCCCTATCTTGAAATTCCAAAACTTGATACATATAGATTGGAGATCTTGGAGATTTTTTCCCGTGAGGATACCGGTTTTCAGATACCCGATGACGAGCTGGATAAACTAAGGGATAGGGATATTAAGGCCCTGTTTATTGTGAATCCTGGCAACCCAACATCGGTCAAACTTCAGGAGAATACCCTTGAAAAGATCAGAAAAATAGTTGAAAAACACAGAAAGGATCTGCTAATCATTACAGATGATGTTTACGCTACATTTACGGAGAATTTTAAATCCATTTACACCGTTTTGCCCCACAACACAATCCTCGTGTATTCATTCTCAAAATATTTTGGAGCCACAGGATGGCGCCTTGGTGTTATTGCTATGCACAGGAAAAATGTGGTTGATACCCTCATTCGCAAATTGCCTGAAGATGTACAGGAGCAGATGGAAAGAAGATACTCTCCAATAACCCCAGATGCCAGAAAATTAAAATTTATAGATAGGCTTGTGGCAGATAGCAGGAACGTTGCTCTAAGGCATACTGCCGGGCTATCCACACCCCAGCAGGTTCAGATGGTTCTATTTGCCCTTTACGCTCTCATGGATGAGCAGGAAAGATACAAAAATGCAGTGAGGCATGTTCTTCAGCGCAGATACGGTGCGCTTTACAGGGGTTTGGGAATTGAGCCAAGCGAGCATACGAACTATGCCTACTACTATACCCTGCTTGATACTGAGAGGCTTGCGAAGCGGCTTTACGGTAGGGAGTTTGCCAGTTGGTTTGTGAATGCACTACCTCCCGAGGAGTTTGTGATCCGCCTAGCTCAGGAGGCTGGGGTTGTACTGTTGCCTGGCAGAGGATTTGAGGTTCTGCACCCTTCCGCACGTATATCCTTGGCCAATTTGAAGGAAATTGATTACATAAAAATAGGGAAAACCATTAGAAAACTTCTGGAGGAGTATCATCAAAGGTTTCTGGAGGAAAACGATGCCAAAAATTGA
- a CDS encoding MBL fold metallo-hydrolase, producing MQGISDVCIHVLAEDFAGYSSRFWAQHGISFFIEMKMGLEEHRILFDTGNHAEPVLFNAQMLALDLGSLESIVLSHSHYDHTGGLLGVLEKMGKEVNVIAHPDIFKESYAVGKETRYIGPPMDMRERAETLGARWILRREPWKILPGVWTLGEILNGNRVDYEVMKSTGVFMKKDNQYLPDFMEDEIGLAMITEGGLVVVGGCSHPGIVGMVKRAVEITGMKDVRAVIGGFHLVNASEKRIKRTVRDLLDMGVKEIYTGHCTGLRAECEFSEAFGDKFHKLHAGMSINLSER from the coding sequence ATGCAGGGAATATCAGATGTATGCATACACGTTCTTGCCGAAGATTTTGCGGGGTACAGCAGCAGGTTCTGGGCCCAGCATGGCATATCCTTCTTTATTGAAATGAAAATGGGTCTGGAAGAGCACAGAATTCTGTTTGATACGGGAAACCATGCAGAGCCAGTGCTTTTCAACGCCCAGATGCTTGCTCTGGATCTTGGGTCCTTGGAGAGCATAGTCCTTTCCCACAGCCATTACGACCATACTGGAGGACTGCTGGGCGTGCTGGAAAAGATGGGGAAGGAGGTGAATGTGATTGCACATCCCGATATTTTCAAAGAATCATACGCGGTTGGAAAGGAAACCCGTTACATAGGTCCTCCAATGGATATGCGCGAGAGGGCTGAGACGCTTGGCGCAAGGTGGATTCTTCGTAGGGAGCCGTGGAAGATTCTCCCGGGTGTTTGGACTCTTGGAGAGATTTTAAATGGGAACAGGGTTGATTACGAGGTAATGAAGAGCACAGGAGTTTTTATGAAAAAGGATAATCAGTACCTTCCGGACTTTATGGAGGATGAGATCGGTCTGGCTATGATAACTGAGGGTGGGCTTGTGGTGGTAGGAGGGTGCTCACATCCCGGAATTGTTGGCATGGTGAAAAGAGCAGTGGAGATTACAGGTATGAAGGATGTCCGCGCGGTTATTGGTGGATTTCACCTTGTGAATGCAAGTGAGAAACGCATAAAGAGAACTGTTAGAGATTTGCTGGATATGGGAGTGAAGGAGATTTACACTGGTCACTGCACGGGTTTGCGAGCAGAATGTGAATTTTCAGAAGCATTTGGGGATAAATTCCATAAACTCCACGCAGGTATGAGCATAAACTTGAGCGAAAGATAA
- a CDS encoding bis(5'-nucleosyl)-tetraphosphatase yields the protein MRREKSAGAVVFNTKTRKYLILHYPTGHWDFPKGHVEKGEDETKAAMREIFEETGIEVDLIFGFREIVRYHFREGGTLVEKTVIYFLGTTEKEEVRLSYEHDGYQWLNYRDALNRITYESSKKVLVKAHLFLQKMGYDS from the coding sequence ATGAGAAGGGAGAAGTCCGCAGGGGCCGTTGTGTTCAATACAAAAACGAGAAAATATCTCATACTGCACTATCCAACAGGGCACTGGGACTTCCCCAAGGGCCACGTGGAGAAGGGGGAGGATGAGACAAAGGCGGCCATGAGAGAGATATTTGAGGAAACGGGAATAGAGGTGGACCTAATTTTCGGATTCAGGGAGATCGTAAGGTACCACTTCAGAGAGGGAGGAACACTGGTGGAAAAGACCGTGATTTATTTTCTGGGTACAACAGAGAAGGAGGAGGTACGACTATCCTACGAACACGATGGTTATCAATGGCTCAATTACAGAGATGCGCTTAATAGGATAACCTATGAATCATCAAAAAAAGTGTTGGTAAAGGCGCATCTGTTCCTGCAGAAGATGGGCTACGACTCATAG
- a CDS encoding metal-sulfur cluster assembly factor → MVSEKEVWDALKRAIDFELGVDVVNLGLIYEVRVDNGKDVYIKMTLTTPTCPLANAIIADVYQKVKAIEGVENVDIEVTFDPPWNPDMMSPQAKKLLGI, encoded by the coding sequence ATGGTCAGCGAGAAGGAGGTCTGGGATGCCCTCAAAAGGGCCATTGATTTTGAACTTGGAGTGGATGTTGTTAACCTGGGTTTGATTTACGAGGTTCGTGTGGATAACGGCAAGGATGTTTACATAAAGATGACACTTACAACGCCCACATGTCCTCTGGCAAATGCCATAATTGCCGATGTTTATCAGAAGGTAAAGGCAATTGAGGGTGTGGAGAATGTGGATATTGAGGTGACCTTTGATCCGCCATGGAATCCTGATATGATGTCTCCCCAGGCCAAGAAACTTCTGGGTATTTGA
- a CDS encoding ferredoxin: protein MGKWKVTVDRDACIGDGICASLCPDVFEMDDEGKSMVIKEEIGDDLKDCVQEAVDSCPVSCITMEQIE from the coding sequence ATGGGAAAGTGGAAGGTTACTGTGGATAGAGATGCCTGCATCGGTGACGGAATTTGCGCTAGCCTGTGCCCTGATGTCTTTGAAATGGATGACGAGGGAAAGAGCATGGTGATCAAGGAAGAAATAGGCGACGATCTCAAGGACTGCGTGCAGGAAGCCGTTGATTCCTGCCCTGTGAGCTGCATCACAATGGAGCAGATAGAGTAA
- a CDS encoding amidohydrolase family protein yields MKAIKAKVLYDGTGAKARKDVYVLFEEDEIKGISRERGGAEVIGEGIVTPGFIDPHCHIGMARSGEPYQEDETNEQMNAIYPLVNAIHSIYMDDPAFRESVEFGVLYSHVMPGSGNIIGGYTALIRNFARDIGDAFVKNVGIKAALGYNPRSTTDWKGTRPTTRMGAIAMLREELMKAKKTKSLLNKGKKEPEEVEPLTEIFISILDGKMPLMVHVHKEDDIITLMNLVNEFGIRAVINHGCDVHSPELWEKVKRMGMDVIYGPVDSFSYKVELKNESWHNIRFIVDSGLRFAVMSDHPVVLQRNLYLQLRFFRRFGMTREQVIALISGNAADIIGAKKIGKISKGYKASMVIWNGEPLSMESWPIMSIGEGRVIYES; encoded by the coding sequence ATGAAGGCCATAAAAGCAAAGGTTCTTTATGATGGTACGGGAGCGAAGGCCAGAAAGGACGTCTATGTGCTTTTTGAGGAGGATGAAATAAAGGGCATATCCAGGGAACGTGGTGGAGCCGAGGTGATTGGAGAAGGCATCGTAACTCCAGGTTTCATAGATCCCCACTGCCACATAGGTATGGCAAGGAGCGGGGAGCCCTATCAGGAGGATGAGACAAATGAGCAGATGAACGCAATATATCCCCTTGTCAATGCAATTCACTCCATTTACATGGATGATCCTGCCTTTAGGGAGAGCGTTGAATTTGGTGTGCTGTACTCCCATGTGATGCCCGGTAGCGGGAACATAATTGGTGGTTATACTGCGCTTATTCGCAATTTTGCGAGGGATATAGGCGATGCATTCGTTAAGAATGTGGGGATAAAAGCTGCCCTTGGATACAATCCACGCAGCACCACCGACTGGAAAGGCACGAGACCCACCACGCGGATGGGTGCAATTGCCATGCTCCGGGAGGAGCTTATGAAGGCCAAGAAAACAAAATCTTTGCTTAACAAGGGAAAGAAGGAGCCTGAGGAGGTTGAGCCCCTCACAGAGATATTCATTTCAATACTGGATGGGAAGATGCCGCTGATGGTGCATGTGCACAAGGAGGATGATATCATCACCCTCATGAACCTCGTCAATGAGTTTGGAATTCGTGCCGTTATAAATCACGGTTGTGATGTGCACTCTCCAGAACTCTGGGAAAAGGTGAAGAGAATGGGAATGGATGTGATCTACGGACCAGTGGATTCATTCTCCTACAAGGTTGAATTGAAGAACGAATCATGGCATAACATAAGGTTCATTGTTGATTCCGGTTTGAGATTTGCAGTTATGAGTGATCACCCTGTTGTTCTGCAGAGGAACCTGTATCTTCAACTGCGCTTCTTCCGCAGGTTCGGTATGACCCGGGAGCAGGTCATCGCACTGATTTCCGGAAATGCCGCAGATATAATTGGGGCTAAGAAAATAGGAAAGATAAGTAAGGGTTACAAAGCCTCAATGGTCATTTGGAACGGTGAGCCCCTTAGCATGGAATCTTGGCCAATAATGAGCATAGGTGAGGGTAGGGTGATCTATGAGTCGTAG